The genome window GAAGCTAAATATCCCGAAACCACGCGAATTTTACGAGTATTTTAACATACCAAAATCAACTTTCTACCGAGCACTTGCTCAGCTAGGAAACTCTCCAGAATTAGAATTTCACTGGGAACCGGTCGTGGGAATATCTATCTGGTGCGGGGACGAGGCTCAACAAGTTGTAGGGTGCGTCAGGGCAGAATGTGACGACAACAAACTAAGAATTTCCCCTGACGCACCCTACTGTTAGCTAATTAAGCTTAAAAGTGTTTTGCGGCAAACTCAACTAGAAGAGGAAGATTAATGCGTTATGCTGTGGTAATTGAAAAAGGTAAAACTAGCTATGGTGCGTATGTTCCAGATTTACCGGGATGTGTAGCTGTGGCTGAAAGTTTAGAAGAGGTGAGAAATTTAATTAAAGAGGCGATCGCATTTCATCTTGAAGGACTACAAGAGGATGCTTTTCCTATTCCCGAACCTGTCTCTATTTGCGAATATGTTGAAGCTTAAGCTAAACACCAATTCCTTTTTATTTCCCGTCCGTTTTTCTCCCGCTTAATTTTCCCCTTATACCCCCTTTTCACTTTCATGTTGTGCAGGAAGTGCTACACGCCCATGAAAGTCATGATAACGATGTGAAAAGTCTTCTAAATATGGACTTTCAAGCACAGCACGTCGTTTAGCAAAATTATTATTTATTTGATGGTATAAGAAATCAGCATCTATCGCAAAAATTTTTTTAAAATCCACTGTTAATTCTGGTATGCCTTCCTGACATGATTCACGTTCTAGAGGTATTTTTTCCAAAAAATGGTACTGTTGATAACGATTAGATTTTACTAAATTCCAATCGGCTGAATTGAGCTGGACTGTTTTGTCGGAGCGAATTTCTTGAGCTGTATGTACTTGACAACAAAGTACAGAATTTAATAACTTATTAGGCTTATCTCGATTTTGCCTAGCGCTATAGTCCCAATCTAAATCACAGTTTTGAGTGACAATAATTGCATAAGGATGAACAATAGGTTTAAACTGAGTTTTATCGAGGTCTGGAGAAGATTCACTTGGAACAGGTTTAATCTGTATAAGTCCAGTCAGAATTTCCCCTTGTCTAAGAGCCTCTTTGTCATTCGAGGCTCTGTAAATCCAAGGTTTACGCATGGTTAGCTACTCAAAATCTAGGACTAAAGGTGGTCTGACTTCGCTAGGTAATACGCTACCAGTAAGTAATCCTAATTCTTGAGGTAAGGTAGTTTGTCCTAAATCAGACCGACAGTCACTATAATATTCCACCATGCGTTCAAGCACTTCAGATGCTTCTTCCAATCCTTCTGGAGTGTTAGTAAAAAGCAGATTGAGTAGCGTTAAGCACTTAACCCAAGCGATCGTGTTTTGATTGAATTGACCAAACCATTCACCACTAATAGGTGATTCGATGGAAACTTCGATTTTTAAGCTAGGAGTACCAGATGCTAAAGTGTGCCGATACTGCGTCTGAGCAGGAGTGGGTAAAACTTCATACCTTTGTCCAATTATATTTTTGCTTTGAGTACCACCAGTTGTTACGTGCATAAGATTATATTGGTTGAGGTCGCATTGCTCTGTGCAACTCTTCCGTGATACCCCAGCGGAAGAGATTTCTGGCTGTATGGTTGTAGTTATCGAGTATTTTCCAGGCATTTTCACTCCTTTCTACTTTATCCTCAGTAAAAAAATCAGTATCTAATAAATAAGCTGTTTCATCTATACCTCTTTCTGTGTCCCTAACGTTAACAAGTCCATGATTAAAATTAACTTGACCGAATTCAGTTTTTAGCTGTAAAT of Oscillatoria nigro-viridis PCC 7112 contains these proteins:
- a CDS encoding type II toxin-antitoxin system HicB family antitoxin, whose amino-acid sequence is MRYAVVIEKGKTSYGAYVPDLPGCVAVAESLEEVRNLIKEAIAFHLEGLQEDAFPIPEPVSICEYVEA